A DNA window from Coffea arabica cultivar ET-39 chromosome 6c, Coffea Arabica ET-39 HiFi, whole genome shotgun sequence contains the following coding sequences:
- the LOC113699750 gene encoding protein FAR1-RELATED SEQUENCE 5-like: MDCSKLAENGTPELGMEFNSEEDAYKFYNKYDFKMGFSVRKDYLNKDKDGMTTSRRYSCCKEGVKRKYEGDVMPKRTRAPTKTGCGAKMVIVLFRGTMKYRVHDLVLEHNHELHIAQCAHMMPSQRKVSVAQGFQAEISEDAGLSLKQNLELMGTEAGGMGNVGYTRDDLKRYLRTRRERSLKYGEAGSMLNYFQEQTLENPSFFHAVQLDCEEQITNIFWADAGMLIDYNFFGDVVTFDTTYKTNKEYRPLGVFVGFNQHRQIVIFGAALMYDETIDSFKWVFGTFLEAMCGKHPSTILTDQDHAMAAALSIVMPETFHGLCTFHIRRNFMKHLGNHYKENSDLPYMFGACMYEFEEVEQFNRVWEAMVKKHNLENNEWLSGLYKIRDKWARCMMKERWTAGMRSTQLSKSLNAAIKNHLKLDHDLVQFFRHFNRVVDEKRHNELIAEYEMRQKLPMVGLRQTPMLVHASETYSPTVFVAFQNEYGESTAMVILRQQDAAMFVEFTVMRYDGGPERTVVFNRNDLSVRCSCKKYENEDILCGHALKVFDTVGIKIIPPEYIKRRWTNRARARDCFDRQGQEVVADPKVMISTRYRELAPAMIKVATRAAMSEDTSKVAITVISDLSKRVELLLSESEEQPLQNQKNLNMEERDKIEIVNEMGEAVVARGIKKRGGGKKSKVMRSWVDKFDRVKRKSRLSRTTQTTVSESEPTSVSFEEYMFMGCHSSTDSVSTHSMSQTVNGPPNVVALDTDESQTIHRLANQGPPANVPTEWMHPRFSIFSKHNSIRDVLMEERGAISTHCDVDAYHVFAPSP; the protein is encoded by the exons ATGGATTGCAGCAAATTGGCAGAAAATGGGACCCCTGAATTAGGAATGGAGTTCAACAGTGAAGAGGATGCGTACAAGTTTTACAACAAGTATGACTTTAAAATGGGTTTCAGTGTACGTAAAGACTATCTGAATAAAGACAAAGACGGCATGACCACGTCTAGAAGATATAGTTGCTGCAAGGAAGGTGTGAAACGCAAGTACGAAGGTGATGTGATGCCAAAGAGGACACGAGCGCCGACGAAAACAGGGTGTGGAGCTAAGATGGTTATCGTGTTGTTTAGAGGGACAATGAAGTACCGTGTGCATGACCTTGTCTTAGAGCATAATCATGAGTTGCACATTGCTCAATGTGCTCACATGATGCCATCACAAAGAAAAGTGAGTGTGGCTCAAGGATTCCAAGCTGAAATAAGCGAAGATGCTGGGCTTTCATTGAAACAGAACCTTGAGCTTATGGGAACGGAAGCAGGTGGGATGGGTAATGTGGGATATACTCGGGATGATCTTAAACGATATCTTCGAACAAGACGGGAAAGGAGCTTGAAATATGGAGAAGCAGGTAGTATGCTGAATTATTTTCAAGAGCAAACACTCGAGAATCCATCCTTTTTTCATGCCGTACAGCTGGACTGTGAAGAACAAATAACGAATATCTTTTGGGCTGATGCAGGAATGTTAATTGACTACAACTTTTTTGGAGACGTAGTCACATTCGAcacaacctacaaaacaaataaagaatacCGGCCACTTGGAGTATTTGTGGGTTTTAACCAGCATAGGCAAATTGTGATATTCGGTGCTGCCCTTATGTATGATGAGACGATAGATTCTTTCAAATGGGTGTTTGGTACATTTTTAGAAGCAATGTGCGGAAAACATCCAAGTACCATACTAACCGACCAAGATCACGCCATGGCAGCCGCTCTTTCAATTGTCATGCCTGAAACATTTCACGGTCTATGTACGTTTCACATAAGGCGTAATTTTATGAAACATCTTGGCAATCACTACAAGGAAAATAGTGATCTTCCATACATGTTTGGTGCCTGCATGTATGAGTTTGAAGAAGTGGAACAATTCAATAGGGTGTGGGAGGCGATGGTGAAGAAACACAatcttgaaaataatgaatggCTCTCGGGGTTGTACAAAATTCGTGATAAATGGGCAAGATGCATGATGAAAGAAAGATGGACCGCGGGAATGCGAAGCACCCAACTCAGCAAAAGCCTAAATGCAGCaattaaaaatcatttgaaactgGATCATGACCTTGTGCAGTTCTTTAGACATTTCAATCGGGTGGTTGATGAAAAGAGACATAATGAACTGATCGCAGAATATGAAATGAGGCAAAAGCTCCCCATGGTAGGGTTAAGGCAAACACCTATGCTTGTGCATGCATCGGAGACGTATTCACCAACCGTATTTGTTGCATTCCAAAATGAATATGGCGAGTCAACAGCTATGGTTATATTGAGACAACAAGATGCAGCGATGTTTGTGGAGTTTACGGTCATGAGGTATGATGGAGGACCTGAAAGAACAGTAGTATTCAATCGGAATGATCTAAGTGTACGTTGCAGTTGCAAAAAATACGAGAATGAAGACATTTTATGTGGGCACGCGTTGAAGGTGTTTGATACCGTGGGCATAAAAATAATTCCTCCTGAATACATTAAGAGGCGATGGACAAACAGAGCTCGGGCTCGAGATTGTTTTGATCGGCAAGGACAGGAAGTTGTGGCTGATCCTAAAGTCATGATTTCAACTCGTTATCGGGAGCTCGCTCCAGCCATGATTAAGGTCGCAACTCGAGCAGCAATGTCGGAGGACACCAGCAAAGTAGCAATCACTGTCATATCCGATTTGTCAAAGAGAGTTGAGCTCCTCCTTTCAGAAAGTGAAGAGCAACCtttgcaaaatcaaaaaaatctgaATATGGAGGAAcgagataaaattgaaattgtaaatgaaATGGGGGAGGCAGTAGTCGCAAGAGGCATTAAAAAACGAGGCGGTGGGAAGAAAAGTAAAGTGATGCGAAGTTGGGTCGATAAATTTGATAgagtaaaaagaaaatctagATTATCAAGAACTACACAGACTACg GTCTCAGAATCGGAGCCGACATCAGTTTCATTTGAGGAATACATGTTTATGGGATGCCATTCATCTACTGACTCTGTTTCG ACGCATTCAATGAGTCAGACAGTGAATGGCCCTCCAAATGTTGTTGCTCTCGATACCGATGAAAGTCAAACG atCCACCGTTTGGCTAATCAGGGGCCTCCTGCAAATGTCCCTACAGAATGGATGCATCCcagattttctattttttccaaGCATAACTCCATCAGAGATGTCTTAATG GAGGAGCGTGGGGCAATTTCAACACACTGTGATGTTGATGCATATCATGTATTTGCACCATCACCTTAG